The following proteins are co-located in the Flectobacillus major DSM 103 genome:
- a CDS encoding T9SS type A sorting domain-containing protein — translation MKVLALFTLLLLLIQAKAQVYLSGTSYFQDFNGLSAGLPAGWSLRTGATRNNLGNDASGNFLATPSPDIIGNNSTYWKNITAKFKNFASFNNALVGKYAEQAVAADRALGIRQSSTLGDPGAAFVFHINDTQGFRNFQLSFQLQSLDDTNGERRTTWSVDYGIGTNPNNFVELGTGYVTGANQLSNNTISISLPANIDNLNQSLWIRIVTLSPSTNPMGAANPTRTSSAIDNFSLSYQQMPTPISLQYFKALLNDFDNTVNLKWVTISEKNNQYFILERSNDLVEYEPLGVVDGAINSQTLKEYTFIDAFPKNGINYYRLSQVDSNGGKEVFRPVAVRIVTEGGNDVAKVYPTIIESKTNVIWIKDPNIAKITLVNIYGIQQHLTLIQQEDSFSKVILNNDLPTGLYILRASTWDGIDITEKIYKK, via the coding sequence ATGAAAGTTCTAGCACTATTCACACTTCTATTATTGCTTATACAAGCAAAAGCACAGGTTTATTTAAGTGGAACATCTTATTTCCAAGATTTCAATGGGTTATCGGCTGGGCTACCTGCTGGATGGAGCTTGAGAACTGGTGCTACTAGAAATAATCTCGGTAATGATGCTTCTGGAAATTTTTTGGCTACGCCGTCTCCCGATATCATTGGAAATAATAGTACCTACTGGAAAAATATTACGGCTAAGTTCAAGAATTTTGCCTCTTTTAATAACGCTTTAGTAGGTAAGTATGCTGAGCAGGCGGTTGCTGCTGATAGGGCATTGGGTATTAGGCAAAGTTCGACTTTAGGTGATCCTGGTGCAGCTTTTGTTTTTCATATAAATGATACGCAAGGTTTCCGAAATTTTCAGTTGAGTTTTCAATTACAATCATTGGATGATACCAATGGAGAAAGACGAACAACGTGGTCGGTTGATTATGGGATTGGAACTAATCCTAATAACTTTGTTGAATTGGGAACAGGGTATGTAACAGGAGCAAATCAGCTCTCGAATAATACTATTTCTATATCATTACCTGCCAATATTGATAATTTGAATCAATCTCTTTGGATACGTATTGTTACCTTGTCGCCATCGACAAACCCTATGGGGGCAGCTAACCCAACAAGAACTTCGTCGGCAATAGATAATTTTTCATTAAGTTATCAACAAATGCCGACTCCTATTAGTTTACAATATTTTAAAGCACTATTAAATGATTTTGACAATACAGTGAACTTAAAATGGGTAACAATATCAGAAAAAAATAACCAATATTTTATCCTCGAAAGAAGTAATGATTTAGTAGAATATGAGCCGCTTGGAGTGGTTGACGGAGCTATAAATTCTCAAACATTAAAAGAATATACTTTTATAGATGCCTTTCCTAAAAATGGTATAAATTACTATAGATTGTCTCAAGTAGATAGCAATGGCGGAAAAGAGGTTTTTCGACCTGTAGCTGTAAGGATTGTAACAGAAGGAGGTAATGATGTAGCCAAAGTGTACCCTACTATTATTGAATCAAAAACTAACGTAATATGGATAAAAGACCCTAATATTGCTAAAATAACATTAGTTAATATTTATGGAATTCAACAACATTTGACTTTAATACAACAAGAGGATAGTTTTTCAAAGGTTATTTTAAATAATGATTTACCTACAGGCTTATATATTCTTAGGGCTTCCACTTGGGATGGAATAGATATTACTGAAAAAATATATAAAAAATAA
- the pruA gene encoding L-glutamate gamma-semialdehyde dehydrogenase: MSTGFFNVPSPKNEPIFGYAPNSKERVALQAKLAEMKSQVLDIPMFIGSEEIKEGKKLPLTSPHQHQHILGYYYEGDESHVNKAIESALEAKEQWANLSWEHRVSIFLKAADLSATKYRMELNAATMLGQSKNAYQAEIDSACEWIDFLRFNAYFATQIYAQQPESSEFVWNRLEYRPLEGFVFAVTPFNFTAIAGNLPASAALMGNVVVWKPSPTQIYSAYVLMKILKEAGLPDGVINLIYTDGPLTGDIVFKHPDFAGVHFTGSTKVFQHIWKTIGENIHIYKSYPRIVGETGGKDFVVAHQSANPQALAVGLVRGAFEYQGQKCSAASRAYIPNTIWEETWQYAKTFLSEIKVGSVETFSNFVNAVIDEKAFDKIVGYIELAKNSEDVEIIAGGGYDKSEGYFIEPTVVLTKDPRFTTMSEEIFGPVLTIYVYDAEKFEETLELVDTTSPYALTGAIFAQDRYALEVATKKLKNAAGNFYLNDKPTGAVVGQQPFGGGRASGTNDKAGSSLNLLRWVSPRTIKENFVSPLDYKYPFLAE, from the coding sequence ATGTCCACAGGTTTTTTTAACGTACCAAGTCCTAAAAATGAACCAATTTTTGGCTACGCTCCCAATTCCAAGGAAAGAGTAGCATTACAAGCAAAACTTGCCGAAATGAAATCGCAAGTATTGGATATTCCTATGTTTATTGGTTCTGAGGAAATCAAGGAAGGAAAAAAACTTCCATTAACTAGCCCACATCAGCACCAACATATTTTAGGCTATTATTATGAAGGCGACGAAAGCCATGTGAATAAGGCGATAGAGTCGGCTTTGGAAGCTAAAGAGCAATGGGCTAACCTATCTTGGGAACACCGTGTATCAATATTTCTAAAAGCCGCTGATTTATCTGCTACCAAATATAGAATGGAGCTAAACGCTGCTACTATGTTAGGGCAGTCAAAAAATGCTTATCAAGCTGAAATAGATTCGGCATGTGAATGGATAGATTTTCTAAGATTCAATGCCTACTTTGCTACCCAAATATATGCACAACAGCCTGAGTCGTCAGAATTTGTTTGGAATAGACTAGAATATCGTCCACTCGAAGGATTTGTATTTGCTGTAACACCATTCAATTTTACAGCTATTGCAGGTAATCTTCCTGCTTCTGCTGCCTTAATGGGTAATGTTGTAGTTTGGAAGCCATCACCAACACAAATTTACTCGGCCTACGTATTAATGAAGATATTAAAAGAGGCTGGCCTACCCGATGGCGTAATTAATTTGATTTATACCGATGGGCCACTTACAGGCGATATCGTATTCAAACATCCAGATTTTGCAGGGGTACATTTTACAGGTAGTACAAAAGTATTCCAACATATCTGGAAAACAATAGGCGAAAATATTCATATTTATAAGTCATACCCACGTATTGTAGGCGAAACTGGAGGAAAGGATTTTGTAGTTGCTCATCAATCGGCCAACCCACAAGCATTGGCAGTAGGATTGGTTCGTGGAGCATTTGAATATCAAGGACAAAAATGTTCTGCGGCTTCTCGTGCTTATATTCCCAACACTATTTGGGAAGAAACATGGCAATATGCCAAAACATTCTTATCTGAGATAAAGGTAGGGAGTGTCGAAACGTTTTCTAATTTTGTCAATGCTGTTATTGATGAAAAAGCTTTCGATAAAATTGTTGGTTATATTGAACTAGCTAAAAATAGCGAAGATGTCGAGATTATTGCTGGCGGAGGATATGATAAATCAGAAGGGTATTTTATAGAACCAACAGTAGTACTGACCAAAGACCCAAGATTCACAACAATGTCTGAAGAAATTTTTGGCCCTGTACTTACTATATATGTATATGATGCCGAAAAATTTGAAGAAACCCTCGAACTAGTAGACACTACTTCTCCTTATGCACTTACTGGGGCTATATTTGCTCAAGATAGATATGCACTTGAAGTAGCTACCAAAAAATTAAAGAATGCTGCAGGTAATTTCTATTTGAATGATAAGCCAACAGGGGCAGTTGTTGGGCAACAGCCTTTTGGTGGTGGCAGAGCGTCAGGTACAAATGATAAAGCAGGCTCATCACTTAATTTATTACGATGGGTTTCTCCAAGAACTATCAAAGAGAACTTTGTATCACCATTAGATTATAAATACCCATTCCTAGCGGAATAG
- a CDS encoding ComEA family DNA-binding protein, with product MKTILAHLELVDKPQKSYSNSFKNEHSEVIKVIQLHDFNPNESSVDALSALGIPLWLAKRIEKYRNSGGIFRKKADVKKIYGFPEELYLQLEPYITIPQSEAIDNNKLKVITQTKPVITSFDLNHADTTTLIKLKGIGSKLSQRIIKYRDMLGGFYAIDQLYEVYGLDSAVIQEVKKYATLKNPSTIKININESSFEQFRHPYLKPYIAKAIINYRNQHGKFESFKDLLAVKLLDEKTFQKILPYLTL from the coding sequence TCAGAAAAGCTATTCAAATAGTTTTAAAAATGAGCATTCTGAGGTCATAAAAGTAATTCAATTACATGACTTCAATCCGAATGAATCTTCGGTTGATGCCCTATCGGCATTAGGAATACCTCTTTGGTTAGCAAAACGAATAGAGAAGTACCGTAATAGTGGTGGTATTTTCCGTAAAAAAGCTGATGTCAAGAAAATCTATGGTTTTCCCGAAGAACTCTATTTGCAATTAGAACCTTACATTACGATTCCACAATCAGAGGCTATCGATAATAATAAGTTAAAGGTTATTACTCAGACCAAGCCCGTTATTACAAGCTTTGATTTGAATCATGCCGATACCACAACCCTAATAAAACTAAAAGGAATAGGCAGTAAGCTTTCTCAACGCATTATTAAATATAGAGATATGTTAGGAGGTTTCTATGCCATCGACCAACTCTACGAAGTGTACGGCCTAGATTCTGCAGTAATACAAGAAGTAAAGAAATATGCAACACTAAAGAACCCTAGTACAATAAAAATTAATATTAATGAATCTTCATTCGAACAATTTCGACATCCTTATTTAAAACCTTACATAGCAAAAGCAATCATCAATTACCGAAATCAACACGGAAAATTTGAATCCTTCAAAGATTTATTAGCAGTGAAATTATTAGATGAAAAAACCTTCCAAAAAATACTTCCCTACTTAACCCTTTAA